One genomic window of Arachis stenosperma cultivar V10309 chromosome 10, arast.V10309.gnm1.PFL2, whole genome shotgun sequence includes the following:
- the LOC130954065 gene encoding pentatricopeptide repeat-containing protein At3g09650, chloroplastic, with protein sequence MNGILQPLPSSSQTTSPPPLASYSSKPYPFPYTFPSPFKFPTTCSSLACTPSPTTITTKLTHLTTTAESQDQNLLYLLRQRKTEEAWELYSNLQHLPNSTCLSRLVSQLSFQKTISGLKRAQSIVTRLRHERQLHRLDANCLGLLAVAASNAGHTLYAASVLKSMLRSGYLPNVKAWSAVVSRLAASDDNGPAEALRLFKGVTRRLRKLSSGGVVAAASMPDTAAFNAVLNACANLGDSNMFLQVFNEMPQYDVVPDAFSYNILMKLCCRTGRKHLLVYVLERILQLGIPFCVTTLHCIVASYVDLGDLETAERLVQAMREGRRDLSRIIREREREIELNLEELSESDDNDADVDVENAFAELLPNFMESNSCNDLPVLPKAYAPNTRMYTTLMKGYMKAGRVTDTVRMLEAMRRQDDAGSHPDHVSYTTVVSALVKAGYMDRARQVLAEMMRIGVAANRITYNVLLKGYCNQFQIDKARELIKEMVDDRGIQPDVVSYNILIDGCILVDDSAGALGFFNEMRTRGIAPTKISYTTLMKAFAFSGQPKLAHKVFDEMLNDPRVKVDVIAWNMLVEGYCRLGLVEEAKKVIQKMKDEGFHPDVGTYGSFANGIALARRPGEALLLWNEVKERWEMVKKGSKHNSCVPPLKPDEGLLDTLADICVRAAFFRKALEIVACMEENGISPNKTKFTRIYVEMHSRMFTSKHASRARQDRRIERKRAAEAFKFWLGLPNSYYGSEWRLEPIEGYDDTTSS encoded by the coding sequence ATGAACGGAATACTACAACCTCTTCCTTCATCATCACAAACAACCTCACCTCCTCCTCTTGCTTCTTATTCCTCTAAACCATACCCATTCCCTTACACTTTCCCTTCTCCATTCAAATTCCCCACCACGTGCTCCTCCCTCGCGTGCACCCCCTCCCccaccaccatcaccaccaAGCTCACACACCTCACAACCACAGCCGAAAGCCAAGACCAGAACCTTCTCTATCTCTTACGTCAGCGAAAAACAGAAGAAGCATGGGAACTGTATTCTAATCTCCAACACCTTCCAAATTCAACATGTTTGAGTCGCTTAGTTTCTCAGCTTTCTTTTCAGAAAACCATTTCGGGGCTCAAGCGTGCCCAGTCTATTGTCACGCGCCTCCGACATGAACGCCAGCTCCACCGCCTCGATGCCAACTGCCTCGGACTCCTTGCTGTTGCCGCCTCCAACGCCGGTCACACGCTCTACGCCGCCTCCGTTCTCAAGTCCATGCTCCGTTCCGGCTACCTCCCTAACGTCAAGGCCTGGTCAGCCGTCGTCAGCCGCCTCGCCGCTTCCGATGACAATGGCCCCGCCGAGGCTCTCCGTCTTTTCAAGGGCGTCACCCGCCGCCTTCGAAAACTATCCAGTGGCGGTGTAGTCGCCGCAGCATCAATGCCTGACACCGCCGCATTCAATGCGGTGCTTAATGCCTGTGCCAATTTGGGTGACTCTAACATGTTCTTGCAGGTGTTCAATGAAATGCCTCAATACGACGTCGTTCCTGATGCGTTCAGTTACAACATTTTGATGAAGCTGTGTTGTAGAACTGGTAGGAAGCACTTGCTTGTTTATGTTTTGGAGAGGATTCTTCAATTAGGGATTCCATTTTGTGTCACAACTTTGCATTGCATTGTTGCCTCTTATGTTGATCTTGGCGATTTAGAAACTGCTGAGAGATTGGTTCAAGCAATGAGGGAAGGAAGAAGGGATCTTTCTAGGATAATAAgggaaagagaaagagaaattgAGTTGAATTTAGAAGAATTAAGTGAGAGTGATGATAACGATGCTGATGTTGACGTTGAGAATGCTTTTGCGGAATTGCTTCCGAATTTCATGGAATCTAACAGTTGCAATGATTTGCCGGTTTTGCCAAAAGCTTATGCTCCAAATACTAGAATGTACACCACCCTGATGAAGGGTTATATGAAGGCTGGGAGGGTTACTGATACTGTGAGGATGCTAGAGGCAATGCGCCGGCAGGACGATGCTGGTAGCCATCCTGATCATGTTTCTTATACCACCGTGGTTTCGGCACTTGTGAAGGCTGGTTACATGGACAGGGCACGGCAAGTTCTTGCTGAAATGATGAGGATTGGCGTGGCAGCGAATCGGATAACATATAATGTTCTTCTTAAGGGTTATTGCAATCAATTTCAGATAGATAAAGCAAGAGAGTTGATTAAGGAGATGGTTGATGATAGAGGTATTCAGCCTGATGTTGTGTCCTATAATATACTCATTGATGGGTGCATATTGGTTGATGACAGTGCTGGGGCTCTCGGCTTCTTCAATGAAATGAGAACAAGAGGGATAGCTCCCACCAAGATTAGTTACACGACTTTGATGAAAGCTTTCGCATTCTCTGGTCAGCCGAAGCTGGCTCACAAGGTCTTCGATGAAATGTTGAATGATCCTCGAGTGAAGGTGGATGTGATTGCATGGAACATGTTGGTCGAAGGATATTGTAGGTTGGGTTTGGTTGAAGAAGCAAAGAAAGTGATTCAAAAGATGAAGGACGAGGGGTTCCACCCTGATGTGGGAACTTACGGAAGCTTTGCAAATGGAATCGCATTGGCAAGAAGGCCAGGAGAGGCACTTTTGCTTTGGAATGAAGTGAAGGAAAGGTGGGAGATGGTAAAAAAAGGTTCGAAACATAATTCTTGTGTTCCTCCATTGAAGCCAGATGAAGGGCTTTTGGATACCTTGGCTGATATATGTGTGAGGGCTGCATTCTTTAGAAAGGCTTTGGAGATTGTGGCTTGCATGGAAGAAAATGGTATATCTCCAAACAAGACCAAGTTTACTAGAATCTATGTGGAGATGCATTCAAGAATGTTCACGAGCAAGCATGCTTCAAGGGCAAGGCAAGACAGGAGAATAGAGAGGAAAAGGGCAGCTGAGGCTTTTAAGTTTTGGCTTGGGTTGCCAAATTCTTATTATGGAAGTGAGTGGAGGTTAGAACCTATTGAGGGCTATGATGATACCACCTCCTCATAG